A segment of the Oncorhynchus nerka isolate Pitt River linkage group LG19, Oner_Uvic_2.0, whole genome shotgun sequence genome:
TTGCATTAGCAATGACTTTCAATGATGCACCATTTCTAATGAACCATTGAAAGTGACAACACAAAAGTACAAagatcttttatagccaagataaaCCCCTCGCAATCTACAACAGATACATAGAatggtcacaaggttaagatttgtatgaaaggtATCTATAATACATAGCAGACAGCAACTACTGTGTCAACAGTTTTCATTGTATAGACAGACCAGTGTCTGGTCCTCCTACTCCAAACTGGAACCGTCTCACCCTGGTACGGTATAGCACAAAAACATTACCTCATGTTatctggaatgctctttaggttttatcatccaaagacatcgtaaatctcctCTGTCAGTGCTATCTCATAGAGGCcctcctcagtagaacacacacacacaatagttaacAGAACAGTCTATTCTGTCGAGTAAAACAACCATTAAAATGCAATACAagcattataacataatcttgcaatttcCACGACAAGcacaagttatattcttcaagaatcgaTGGGTAtataaaatatactgaacaaaaatataaatgcaacatgcaagcatttcaaagattttactgagttacagttcatgtaaggaaatccgGGAATTGAAATAAatccatcaaatcaaattttattagtcacatgcgacgaatacaacaggtagaccttatgtaaccgatgtgaaatggcttgcTCTGCAAGGGGAACAGTTGGGTgtcagtgtaacggatgtgaaacggctagcttagttagcggtggtgcgatgggtaacaatgcttcgtgggtgtcagttgttgatgtgtgcagagggtccctggttcgtgccCGGGACCTAGCATGTTATGTTCAGGGACCGCAGGTCAGTTCTCTGTCCCATATGGACTCCACTCTTCTTGGGGACAATGGTGGGGTTCCAGTCTGCTGAGAAGAAATACCTGCCAGGAGAAACCCAACAAGGGAGGTGCTCCTTTAACACACagcttgcgtcccaaatggcaccctattcccaatatagctCACCAAGTTTGACCAGAGGCCCATTTGCCCTGGTCAAAGTAAGTGCACTAAACAGGGAGCCATTTAGGACACATCTGGAAATGCTACTGGACTGTACACAGGCCCAGTGATCTTTACTTATTGCTAGCCGTTTATTACAATAAGGTGAGTAAAATGAGGACTTtagtgggaagaaggaggagaggaatacaggagtGTGACTGACGGTCCATATTGCATGATGGAATTGTAGTCATAGGGCAGGTTCTGAGGGTCTCCTTTCTTCACCTTGGAAGTTCTTCTCTTTTCCTGGAAGACAAAGCAAGAGTTACAGGAGGCAGATCTCAATAGTCTCAGATCTCAAAAGCCCACACACTGCAACGCTCCATGGGCCAAATTGACCAGCCCCCGATGCACATGCAATGCCCATGAGGTGGATTGATGTGCGTCTCACCTGGCTCCCCCACTGTATGGTGACGTAGTGGTCACGGTCCAACCGTGTGTGTTCGTGGTGCAGGCCCAGGGTGTGCAGCAGCTCATGGCACAGGTTCCTCGCCATACAGGTACCAACGAAGTACACAGGCTGGGCCCCGCCCTGAAAACCTACATACGACACATAGCTAGAGGCGTCAGTGAAGAAAGAGGACATGAGAAGTGGAaatgagaggggaaggagagaaacggaaatgagaggggatagaaggacaggagagagtgaAAAAGGAAAAGCGTGAACGTAGGAGGAAAGATAGGGGGAAGTTGTGAGTTAATTGTAAACTGCTGGAACGTAGAAAATGCTGTTAATGATCCCACTTTGTATCAGTCTTCTGGACTCACCCTCTCCCAGAGAGGATCTATATGTAGTTCATCTCATTGATGTATTTATAGAAGCGCATACACGTCCAGTCTGAGATCATCTCAAATGCAGCCAGTATAGTTTTCTTTCTGCCTGCTGTGTGGCTCAACAGATAATCTACCATTAAACGGTGCATATCTTTCCCCACTGTGTTATAAAATATGTCGTTCATCTCTCCTACTGTAGTAGACACTCACACAGACTGTATGGGACAGAGGTGACGCCATCCATCTCCCGCCAGTACGACTGCACAAGCTAATCTCTCTTCCTGCAGGACAAATAAAAATCTCGTCTTAAATCCAGCTGTCGCTATAGTATAGGCATCACACAAATTAAATTGTCGTTCTACTCTCCCGATTTCATTCTATGATAGTCCTTCTCAGCTATGCTCATCGTACAACCAGAGGTGAGATCAAAAGATGCAGTATGGCAAGAGATAGGAGGGACCACTTAAATGAATGGCGATTTATACATTTAACTTGGCCAAATAGCTAGGCAGCAGAGAGCCGAGGCAACAAATTCTATGGTATTTAAAAACAACGAAGCAGTAGCAcagtgtagtatctgggatctgcATCTGTTTATAtttgttactaagcagtaatgtattacggcagtgttacgttactacacctaataggaaatgcacatgcgcactagggtgccgggaactgtagagcacgaggggttttgactaaacgaaaactaactgtac
Coding sequences within it:
- the LOC115101033 gene encoding astacin-like metalloendopeptidase isoform X1, whose amino-acid sequence is MSSFFTDASSYVSYVGFQGGAQPVYFVGTCMARNLCHELLHTLGLHHEHTRLDRDHYVTIQWGSQEKRRTSKVKKGDPQNLPYDYNSIMQYGPYFFSADWNPTIVPKKSGVHMGQRTDLRSLNITC
- the LOC115101033 gene encoding astacin-like metalloendopeptidase isoform X2, translated to MDGVTSVPYSLCFQGGAQPVYFVGTCMARNLCHELLHTLGLHHEHTRLDRDHYVTIQWGSQEKRRTSKVKKGDPQNLPYDYNSIMQYGPYFFSADWNPTIVPKKSGVHMGQRTDLRSLNITC
- the LOC115101033 gene encoding astacin-like metalloendopeptidase isoform X3 → MARNLCHELLHTLGLHHEHTRLDRDHYVTIQWGSQEKRRTSKVKKGDPQNLPYDYNSIMQYGPYFFSADWNPTIVPKKSGVHMGQRTDLRSLNITC